In Herbinix luporum, a single window of DNA contains:
- a CDS encoding phage tail protein: MATYQAINACTWRNGSWIPGVTPNVRQGVYTQANNYENVGVMVFDLTSIRNTYAGYYPTSASLHLNRVAAGDWGSARTMTLYAGNQYGIPAVGSNSNVSASRPVKVTTGYNYTIPAGQGAKDITISTALIDSIGSGASNCLFIDCGSSTVNYMGFTGRDDLSKIVLTINWASRTTACGAPTSCSVSSTLSEGGITLSWSGAKSGTNNAITGYEIQYSESTDNATWGEWIPLTIVSTSATSGSVATSPSSTRGNYRRFRVRTRGAAGANYYSGWKVSTNSVRRNTVPSPPTTAVASPSNYSNETITLTWSGASGGTSAIKGYQIASRTSTDNSTWSSWNVLATLTLSSSGGSYTPNVSRTPGTYTQFGIWTIDNLDVFSSEKISNSIYCDITACAAPTSCTVSATVAEGNITLSWSGAASGAGNAITSYEIQYSDSVDNSAWGDWMALTTVNTSATNGSLSVSPPTTRGNYRRFRIRTRGTAGESFYSDWRISSNSVRKNVLPIPPSSFTASPVIYEINTVTLSWSGTVLGTSAIKQYVIQRSTSSDGTNWSPFEALAIVPSSATSGTYETNASSIAGMYTRYRIGVTDVLDAVSAYVLSNAVKKNSPPAAPVVSCPMSGSSTYNTTPRFMITTGNEPDGQLQIVEVRIDLGEWHNSVDNPEFFSVSGYLGNGVKTMYQAATLAPGNHTVTFRCRDSDIESASSEVTRTFTVLPSPFEVITENLTHVKAAHIQTLRTAVNTVRNYHYLTPISWNEEIIVGKTTIKNWPFHILEIRKAIEPVITMINGFDDSSTFDVPPVTWLSIGSGRPRADVMNQLYDLLLTL; the protein is encoded by the coding sequence ATGGCAACTTATCAAGCCATTAACGCATGTACATGGAGAAACGGAAGCTGGATTCCAGGAGTTACGCCAAATGTAAGGCAAGGAGTATATACACAGGCTAACAACTATGAGAATGTTGGTGTCATGGTTTTTGATCTAACCAGTATTAGGAATACCTATGCCGGATATTATCCCACATCTGCCAGCCTTCACTTAAATCGCGTGGCAGCAGGTGATTGGGGTTCTGCCAGAACCATGACGCTTTATGCAGGAAATCAATATGGAATTCCAGCTGTTGGATCTAATTCAAATGTATCTGCAAGTAGACCTGTAAAGGTAACGACTGGATATAATTACACTATTCCGGCGGGTCAAGGCGCAAAAGATATTACTATTTCCACTGCCCTGATAGACTCAATCGGGAGCGGAGCCAGCAACTGCTTGTTTATTGATTGCGGCTCTAGCACCGTTAATTATATGGGTTTTACAGGCAGAGATGATTTAAGCAAGATTGTACTGACCATCAACTGGGCAAGCCGTACAACAGCCTGTGGGGCACCAACTTCCTGTTCAGTAAGTAGCACACTCTCTGAAGGTGGTATCACTTTATCATGGAGCGGCGCAAAAAGTGGAACAAACAATGCAATAACCGGTTACGAAATTCAATATAGCGAATCGACGGATAATGCTACATGGGGTGAGTGGATACCACTTACTATTGTTTCTACGTCTGCCACCAGCGGAAGTGTTGCAACTTCACCGTCCTCCACAAGAGGCAATTACCGTAGATTCCGGGTACGGACACGTGGAGCGGCAGGAGCGAACTATTATTCTGGCTGGAAGGTATCAACGAATTCTGTCAGAAGAAATACAGTACCAAGTCCACCCACCACTGCAGTTGCTTCACCTTCAAACTACAGTAACGAGACCATTACACTGACATGGAGCGGAGCTTCTGGCGGAACCAGTGCTATCAAGGGATACCAGATTGCTAGTAGGACATCCACGGATAACAGTACATGGAGTTCATGGAATGTTTTAGCCACTCTAACCTTGTCTTCAAGTGGTGGCAGTTATACACCAAATGTATCAAGAACTCCAGGCACATATACGCAATTTGGTATTTGGACGATAGATAATCTCGATGTTTTCTCATCAGAGAAGATCAGTAACAGCATCTACTGCGATATTACTGCCTGTGCAGCGCCAACTTCTTGTACAGTAAGTGCCACGGTGGCTGAAGGAAATATAACTTTATCATGGAGTGGTGCAGCAAGCGGAGCGGGCAATGCCATTACATCCTATGAAATACAATACAGTGACTCTGTCGATAACAGCGCATGGGGCGATTGGATGGCTTTAACTACAGTGAATACATCTGCTACAAACGGCAGTTTGAGTGTCAGCCCACCTACCACGCGAGGCAATTACCGCCGATTCCGGATAAGGACTCGCGGAACAGCTGGTGAGAGCTTTTACTCTGACTGGAGGATATCGAGCAATAGTGTCCGAAAAAACGTACTGCCTATACCGCCATCATCCTTTACTGCTTCCCCTGTCATTTATGAAATCAACACTGTTACTCTCTCATGGAGCGGTACGGTACTAGGAACCAGTGCCATAAAACAATATGTCATCCAGAGATCTACATCTTCAGATGGTACGAACTGGTCTCCATTTGAGGCTTTAGCGATTGTTCCTTCAAGCGCGACATCCGGAACTTACGAGACAAATGCGTCTTCAATAGCCGGAATGTATACCCGGTACCGAATTGGTGTAACGGATGTATTGGATGCAGTTTCTGCTTATGTACTTAGTAATGCTGTAAAGAAAAATAGTCCACCCGCAGCACCAGTAGTCAGCTGCCCGATGTCAGGCAGTTCGACTTATAACACTACACCACGCTTTATGATTACTACGGGCAACGAGCCGGATGGACAGCTTCAAATTGTTGAAGTAAGGATTGATTTAGGTGAATGGCACAACAGTGTCGATAATCCCGAATTTTTCTCCGTGAGTGGTTACCTTGGAAATGGTGTCAAAACAATGTATCAGGCAGCAACGCTGGCTCCCGGGAACCATACCGTTACCTTCAGATGTCGAGATAGTGACATCGAGTCAGCAAGTTCGGAGGTTACTCGAACATTTACGGTACTGCCGTCACCTTTTGAAGTGATTACCGAAAACCTGACACATGTGAAAGCAGCACATATTCAGACCCTTAGAACTGCAGTGAACACGGTACGCAATTATCACTACTTGACACCGATAAGCTGGAACGAGGAAATCATTGTTGGAAAGACCACTATAAAGAATTGGCCATTCCATATTCTTGAGATTAGAAAGGCTATTGAGCCGGTTATTACAATGATTAACGGTTTCGATGATTCATCTACTTTTGATGTGCCGCCTGTCACGTGGCTGTCCATTGGAAGCGGAAGACCGAGAGCAGATGTGATGAACCAGCTTTATGACTTGCTATTGACTCTATAA
- a CDS encoding siphovirus ReqiPepy6 Gp37-like family protein, whose amino-acid sequence MELYVFNSSRQLAGIVESFEYLRWTRRYSQCGSFELKAIATPENTALLKAGNILWKSDDEEAGIIEHLELSQTDSEIITATGRFATSFLARRIIWETESLTGDLSSCVEQLLNKNLINPSDPARQITGISFLSPFLDVPINTQISYRNLMEAVTELCDASGIGIKTVFTPAQGTFTVTLYKGTASQAVFSKEYENLTEQTYTESAADYANTALVGGEGEGSERTFVAITGGSGEDRREIFVDAKDLRKDDFGTDYAEALTFRGQSRLSELAIRYSFDVSVNPHGNLVYKTDFDLGQTVKVISKPWGVSMSTRIMEIEETYDATGLSIGVTFGKSVLSIAQKLNSDMSQVKTALQAPSGISEVVEVLGDLEDVNPKIQGDTVTDTINNLFGKLPALEVNVGEGTISIGQYAMHHMVPGDTIYFTSWSGNKFSDQPSDDGHIFLVKHNGDNTGNGYQRAMGFFISRNTMTFYVISVFLYNNPSGQANWLSFPLGNLTDIAAAVRGSTFASSINNVYNAPVSGARIANGAVTTEKVAQEADTSLTYSLGSGVTMGYNMSFVNKGVISIGMQINVGASGVPSGGTLLTITNPNFYPYSTVRSVAITVGGSGTSMPITINANGVVANAAASTLPTGFYIISCSYARA is encoded by the coding sequence ATGGAGTTATATGTTTTTAATTCAAGCCGGCAACTTGCTGGTATTGTAGAGTCTTTCGAATACCTGCGTTGGACGCGGCGCTACTCTCAGTGCGGTTCTTTTGAACTAAAAGCTATAGCCACACCGGAGAATACTGCACTTCTTAAGGCTGGTAACATTCTTTGGAAGAGTGATGATGAAGAAGCCGGTATTATAGAGCATTTAGAACTGTCCCAAACCGACAGTGAAATCATCACAGCTACCGGACGATTTGCTACCTCTTTCCTGGCTCGTCGCATTATCTGGGAGACAGAGTCTCTCACAGGTGACCTGTCATCTTGTGTGGAACAGCTTCTTAATAAGAACCTTATTAATCCTTCCGATCCAGCACGACAAATTACGGGTATTTCATTCTTATCGCCGTTTCTTGATGTGCCAATAAATACACAGATCTCGTATCGCAACCTGATGGAAGCGGTTACAGAGCTTTGTGATGCTTCGGGTATCGGAATTAAGACTGTATTCACACCGGCACAGGGGACATTTACGGTAACGCTGTATAAAGGTACAGCTTCTCAAGCAGTGTTCTCTAAGGAATATGAGAATCTGACAGAGCAGACATACACAGAAAGCGCTGCGGATTATGCCAACACTGCTCTTGTCGGTGGCGAAGGAGAAGGGTCTGAACGTACATTTGTCGCTATTACCGGCGGTTCTGGAGAGGATCGCCGTGAGATATTTGTTGATGCCAAAGACCTGCGAAAGGATGATTTCGGTACAGACTACGCTGAAGCATTGACCTTCCGAGGGCAGAGCAGGCTCAGTGAATTGGCCATACGTTATTCCTTTGATGTGTCTGTCAATCCACACGGTAACCTTGTCTACAAAACAGATTTTGACTTAGGACAGACTGTCAAAGTAATCTCAAAGCCTTGGGGCGTGTCAATGTCAACCCGTATCATGGAAATCGAGGAGACATACGATGCAACTGGCTTAAGCATCGGTGTGACGTTTGGAAAGTCGGTGCTTTCCATTGCACAGAAGCTCAACTCTGATATGAGCCAGGTTAAAACAGCCCTGCAAGCCCCGTCAGGAATATCCGAGGTGGTAGAAGTCTTAGGTGACTTAGAGGATGTAAATCCGAAGATTCAAGGAGACACCGTTACAGATACAATTAACAATCTATTCGGTAAACTTCCTGCTCTTGAGGTAAATGTAGGTGAAGGAACCATTTCTATCGGTCAATATGCCATGCACCATATGGTTCCCGGGGATACCATTTATTTCACCTCATGGAGCGGAAATAAGTTCAGCGACCAGCCAAGTGACGATGGACATATCTTTTTAGTGAAGCATAATGGCGATAACACAGGAAATGGATACCAGCGGGCTATGGGCTTTTTCATTAGCAGGAACACCATGACGTTTTATGTAATATCGGTTTTCTTGTATAATAACCCGTCCGGCCAGGCTAACTGGTTGAGTTTTCCCCTTGGTAATCTCACAGATATTGCAGCCGCAGTAAGAGGAAGCACTTTTGCGTCAAGTATCAACAATGTTTACAATGCACCTGTATCAGGTGCGAGAATAGCTAACGGTGCTGTCACTACAGAAAAGGTGGCGCAGGAAGCTGATACATCCCTCACTTACTCACTTGGTAGTGGCGTGACCATGGGCTATAACATGTCATTTGTAAATAAGGGTGTTATTTCAATCGGGATGCAGATTAACGTAGGGGCTTCGGGAGTTCCCTCCGGCGGAACGCTTCTAACAATAACAAACCCGAACTTTTACCCCTACTCGACTGTACGTTCTGTTGCGATTACGGTCGGTGGTAGTGGTACTAGTATGCCGATTACGATTAACGCAAACGGTGTGGTGGCGAACGCCGCCGCTTCCACATTGCCTACAGGGTTTTATATTATATCTTGCTCTTACGCGAGAGCTTAA
- a CDS encoding phage tail family protein, giving the protein MELTYTNADGESITLKQSRPYFLTKIDGTGNIRQTINTFKAPDQDGAFYISSTLDMRNITLEGTVIAVTPDEAYELRKHFLNIFSPKLRGTLLYRERQIACIVEEAGFTVSTRHRIPNFFVSLLCPSPFFETPDEVRQELASWIPMFEFALEIPETGMEFGMRQPSQIITVNNIGDVACGCEIVFRALGTVINPELLNIDTGEYIRLLTTMNAGDEVRVYTHFAGKRVVSVDGSTETNAFSLLDTGSTFFQLAAGQNILRYDATVNMELLEVSLYYRPQFLGV; this is encoded by the coding sequence ATGGAGTTAACATACACGAACGCGGACGGCGAGAGCATTACACTTAAACAAAGCCGTCCGTATTTTCTTACTAAAATTGATGGTACGGGCAATATCCGTCAAACCATAAATACCTTCAAGGCACCGGATCAGGATGGTGCTTTTTATATCTCCTCCACTTTGGATATGAGAAACATTACATTAGAAGGTACGGTTATTGCGGTTACACCTGATGAAGCATACGAGCTTCGAAAGCACTTTTTAAATATATTCAGCCCGAAACTAAGAGGCACGCTTCTTTACAGAGAACGGCAGATTGCTTGTATTGTGGAGGAGGCTGGGTTCACAGTATCCACCCGACATCGAATACCGAACTTCTTTGTTAGTTTGCTCTGTCCATCGCCGTTCTTTGAAACACCTGACGAGGTGCGGCAGGAGTTGGCATCGTGGATACCGATGTTTGAGTTTGCACTGGAGATACCTGAAACAGGCATGGAGTTTGGGATGCGCCAGCCAAGCCAGATTATAACTGTGAACAACATCGGTGATGTAGCTTGTGGCTGCGAGATTGTGTTCCGGGCGCTCGGAACGGTCATAAACCCTGAGCTTTTAAATATAGATACCGGCGAGTATATACGCTTACTTACCACAATGAATGCCGGTGATGAAGTAAGGGTATACACCCACTTTGCTGGGAAACGCGTGGTTAGTGTGGATGGCTCAACAGAAACAAACGCCTTTTCGTTATTGGATACAGGTTCAACCTTTTTTCAGCTTGCTGCTGGGCAAAACATCCTGCGTTATGATGCCACAGTTAATATGGAACTGCTTGAAGTCAGTCTTTACTATCGACCGCAATTTCTGGGGGTGTGA
- a CDS encoding phage tail protein gives MADNFGLKIGLEGEKQFKDALREINQSFKVLGSEMTLVSSQFDKNDKSVQAITARNAVLNKEIDAQREKIATLKAALDNAAASFGENDRRTQNWQIQLNKAQAELNGMEGELAENEKSLRDVNRGYNDAGQKVDEFGNVVEESVDDVEESSNKLEKLGSALKGIGVAMGAAFAAIGTAAVGAAKALTDMTVGASQYADDILTMSTVTGMSTESLQAYKYAAELVDTSMETLTGSMARNIRSMNSAREGTGAASQAYKALGISITDANGNLRDSETVYWETIDALGNVANETERDALAMQLFGKSAQELNPLIAQGSEGINQLTEEAKAMGAVMSQESLEALGKFDDSMQRLKSGGEAAKNALGMVLLPQLQVLADDGVSLLGEFTRGLNEANGDWTKISEVIGNTVGGIVNMLLEQLPDIIELALSIVTSIGSAIIDNLPVIVDAASKIINTLLQALVGALPGITEGALQLVLALVDGIIANLPAIVEAAVQMIATLVTGIANALPELIPAAVSAVTQIETALIESLPLLLDAALQLMLGLAQGIVEAIPVLIESLPAVIDAIIGFVTGAIPQIVAVIPEIVQALVTMITENIPQIVQAGVALFVSLVQELPSIITQILEAVPQIIDGIVGAVLDALPQIVKAGIELLTSLVDALPEIIDAIVEAIPEIIDSILAAVFEAIPLIVEAGIKLLVALIQNLPKIITTIVAAIPKIITSLVSAIVGNIDKIILAGVQLLVALVANLPTIIVEVVKAIPEIIVAIVGAIIENIPEMAKAGLDLIKGLWQGINDAAAWLWEKISGFFGNVMTKIKNFFGIHSPSSLFAELGSNMGLGIGVGFEQAMDRVSEDMRKAIPTDFEVDAGLNLAGSLSRGAGALGANGTVINQSISVVTPKALSEKELAREFKNLSRKLALAY, from the coding sequence ATGGCGGATAACTTTGGCCTGAAGATTGGTCTTGAGGGAGAGAAGCAATTTAAGGATGCCCTGCGGGAAATCAATCAATCCTTTAAAGTATTGGGTAGCGAGATGACACTCGTATCCAGTCAATTTGATAAGAATGACAAATCTGTTCAGGCGATTACCGCCCGAAATGCGGTTTTGAATAAAGAAATAGATGCACAGCGGGAGAAAATCGCTACACTAAAGGCTGCATTGGACAACGCCGCCGCCTCCTTCGGTGAAAATGACAGACGCACGCAAAACTGGCAGATACAACTGAATAAGGCACAGGCTGAGCTCAACGGCATGGAGGGTGAGCTGGCTGAAAACGAAAAATCACTCCGTGATGTGAATCGTGGGTATAACGATGCAGGACAAAAGGTTGATGAGTTCGGCAATGTCGTAGAAGAATCCGTTGATGATGTCGAGGAGTCCTCAAATAAACTTGAAAAACTCGGCTCGGCATTAAAAGGAATAGGTGTGGCCATGGGTGCCGCGTTTGCAGCTATTGGAACGGCTGCGGTTGGAGCGGCTAAAGCTCTCACCGATATGACTGTTGGTGCTTCACAGTATGCGGACGATATTCTCACCATGTCAACTGTTACCGGCATGAGTACTGAATCACTGCAAGCATATAAATATGCCGCCGAACTGGTAGATACCTCAATGGAAACCTTAACCGGCAGTATGGCGAGAAATATACGTTCCATGAACTCGGCTCGCGAGGGTACTGGTGCAGCTTCACAGGCGTACAAAGCACTGGGCATTTCTATAACCGATGCCAACGGTAACCTCAGGGATTCAGAAACTGTGTACTGGGAGACTATCGATGCACTAGGTAACGTAGCAAATGAAACCGAGAGAGATGCTCTTGCCATGCAGCTTTTCGGCAAGAGTGCCCAAGAGTTAAATCCTCTTATTGCACAAGGATCAGAAGGTATAAATCAACTTACCGAGGAAGCCAAGGCGATGGGGGCTGTTATGAGTCAGGAATCTTTGGAAGCCCTCGGTAAGTTTGATGATTCTATGCAGCGGCTCAAGTCTGGAGGTGAAGCAGCCAAGAATGCTCTTGGTATGGTGCTCCTCCCGCAGCTTCAGGTGTTAGCAGACGATGGTGTAAGCCTGTTGGGTGAGTTTACCCGGGGACTGAATGAAGCCAATGGTGATTGGACGAAAATCAGTGAGGTTATCGGCAATACCGTGGGGGGCATTGTAAATATGCTTCTGGAACAGCTGCCCGATATTATAGAATTGGCTTTGAGCATCGTAACCTCTATAGGCTCGGCGATAATTGATAACCTGCCCGTTATCGTAGACGCGGCCAGTAAAATTATAAATACACTCCTTCAGGCATTAGTAGGTGCTCTTCCGGGAATCACGGAGGGTGCTCTACAGCTTGTACTGGCGCTGGTCGACGGAATTATAGCCAATCTTCCTGCGATAGTGGAAGCGGCAGTCCAGATGATAGCGACACTTGTTACCGGCATTGCTAATGCGCTGCCTGAGCTCATCCCGGCAGCTGTTTCTGCTGTAACTCAGATTGAGACGGCTCTCATAGAAAGCCTGCCGCTGCTGCTTGATGCGGCACTTCAGCTGATGCTTGGCTTGGCCCAGGGTATTGTTGAAGCTATACCGGTGCTTATTGAGTCGCTTCCTGCAGTAATTGATGCGATTATCGGATTTGTCACAGGCGCCATTCCTCAAATCGTGGCAGTCATACCGGAGATTGTGCAGGCATTGGTTACGATGATAACTGAGAACATACCTCAAATTGTGCAGGCGGGTGTAGCTCTTTTCGTGTCTCTTGTGCAGGAGCTTCCATCCATAATTACACAGATACTTGAGGCAGTGCCGCAGATTATTGACGGAATCGTTGGAGCAGTACTAGATGCTCTGCCCCAGATTGTGAAAGCAGGTATTGAGCTTTTAACTTCCCTTGTGGATGCTTTACCAGAGATCATTGATGCGATCGTGGAGGCAATACCTGAGATTATCGACAGCATTCTTGCCGCCGTGTTTGAAGCAATACCTTTGATCGTGGAAGCAGGCATCAAGCTGCTGGTTGCACTTATCCAGAATCTGCCGAAGATCATTACTACTATTGTGGCAGCTATACCTAAAATCATAACTTCACTTGTGAGTGCCATAGTTGGAAACATTGACAAGATCATTCTTGCAGGCGTCCAGCTGCTGGTCGCTTTGGTAGCCAATCTGCCGACAATCATTGTGGAGGTTGTCAAAGCAATTCCGGAAATCATTGTCGCCATAGTTGGGGCAATAATTGAGAATATTCCCGAGATGGCTAAAGCTGGTCTTGACCTCATTAAAGGGTTGTGGCAAGGCATAAATGACGCCGCTGCATGGCTGTGGGAAAAGATATCCGGTTTCTTCGGAAATGTAATGACCAAGATCAAGAACTTCTTCGGAATACACAGCCCATCTTCCCTGTTTGCAGAACTGGGTAGCAATATGGGGCTCGGCATAGGTGTTGGCTTCGAGCAGGCGATGGATCGCGTCAGTGAAGACATGAGAAAGGCTATTCCTACAGACTTCGAGGTTGATGCAGGGCTTAATTTGGCAGGTTCATTATCTCGAGGGGCAGGGGCTCTCGGAGCGAACGGAACCGTTATAAACCAGAGTATTTCCGTAGTTACACCTAAAGCCCTGTCCGAGAAGGAACTGGCACGGGAGTTTAAGAACCTGTCCCGCAAACTAGCCCTGGCATATTGA
- a CDS encoding major tail protein, which yields MATIGLDRLYYSKITEDANGEETYGTPIVLAKAITAELSVELVEAILYADDGAAEVVKEFNSGTLTLGIDDIGPTVAADLTGATTDDNGVLISASENSGTPVAVGFRAQKANGTYRYFWLYRVVFGLPATNLQTKADSITFSTPTIEGTVMRRNKLDGMGKHPWKAEVTEGDPGVSSTTISSWFAQVYEPVYTPEPEEE from the coding sequence ATGGCAACCATCGGTCTTGACAGACTGTATTATTCAAAGATAACCGAAGATGCCAACGGCGAAGAAACATATGGAACACCTATTGTACTCGCTAAAGCTATTACTGCCGAGCTTTCGGTTGAATTAGTTGAAGCGATACTATATGCAGACGACGGAGCTGCTGAGGTAGTGAAGGAGTTCAACAGCGGTACGCTTACCCTTGGTATCGATGATATTGGACCCACTGTTGCGGCGGATCTGACTGGTGCAACTACTGATGATAATGGAGTTCTGATTTCAGCCAGCGAGAACTCCGGGACACCGGTCGCGGTGGGCTTTCGTGCACAAAAGGCTAACGGCACATACAGATATTTTTGGTTATACCGTGTGGTGTTTGGACTTCCAGCCACTAACCTGCAGACAAAGGCTGATTCGATCACCTTTTCTACACCTACCATTGAAGGGACAGTCATGCGCCGCAATAAGCTGGATGGTATGGGAAAACACCCGTGGAAAGCAGAGGTCACCGAAGGTGATCCAGGTGTATCATCCACTACTATTTCTAGTTGGTTTGCACAGGTATATGAACCAGTCTATACACCGGAGCCAGAGGAGGAGTGA
- a CDS encoding HK97 gp10 family phage protein, translating into MAKVSIKMPDEFLLRISRLGDQIDVIAPRVLEVGGKVVLEKVKSNLSTSIGKETKYPSRATGEMLSSLGLSEAKQDRDGNFNIKVGFAEPRSDGESNAKIANIIEYGKHGQPAKPFLKPAQSASRKSCTEAMIAKLEEEIGKL; encoded by the coding sequence ATGGCAAAAGTCAGTATAAAGATGCCTGATGAATTCCTCCTGCGTATATCCAGACTTGGTGATCAGATAGACGTTATCGCACCACGTGTGCTCGAAGTAGGTGGCAAAGTTGTGTTGGAAAAGGTTAAGAGTAATCTTAGTACATCCATTGGCAAGGAAACAAAATACCCATCGAGAGCAACTGGTGAGATGCTATCATCTTTGGGACTTTCGGAAGCCAAGCAGGACAGGGATGGCAACTTCAATATTAAGGTTGGCTTTGCTGAGCCACGATCAGATGGAGAGAGCAATGCCAAGATTGCCAACATTATCGAATATGGCAAACACGGTCAGCCAGCCAAGCCATTTCTTAAGCCTGCACAGTCGGCGTCCCGGAAGTCATGCACCGAAGCCATGATTGCCAAACTGGAGGAGGAAATCGGCAAGTTATGA
- a CDS encoding head-tail adaptor protein, whose translation MNTFIDVISTAPAKDAEGFAAETDTILASVRAYKEDRHGSERWSNMAVFSTASSLFRFRKIPNLEITAGMIITCADGRYRILSAEDVRGRGMYIEVLAERLEPSVR comes from the coding sequence ATGAACACATTCATTGATGTTATCAGCACAGCGCCTGCCAAGGACGCAGAAGGTTTCGCTGCCGAAACTGATACCATTCTTGCATCTGTTCGGGCGTATAAGGAGGATCGCCATGGCAGCGAACGATGGAGTAATATGGCGGTGTTCTCTACGGCCTCCTCCCTATTCAGGTTCAGAAAGATACCTAACCTGGAGATTACAGCTGGAATGATTATCACCTGCGCTGACGGTCGGTACCGGATACTCAGTGCAGAGGACGTTCGAGGTCGTGGTATGTATATCGAGGTTCTGGCCGAACGGTTGGAGCCGTCAGTGAGGTGA
- a CDS encoding head-tail connector protein yields MAVSDNLLPKVKANLILTHDTDDDLLLSFIRAAVSYAESYQHVTAGWYETHTMPPTTEQAIIMLSSHFYESRDGSTAGFYADNVQAGQQVWNTVNLLLRLDREWGV; encoded by the coding sequence ATGGCGGTATCAGATAATCTTTTACCCAAGGTCAAAGCCAACCTTATCCTCACTCACGACACGGACGATGACCTTCTACTAAGCTTCATTAGAGCCGCTGTGTCCTACGCCGAGAGCTACCAGCACGTTACTGCAGGATGGTATGAAACACACACAATGCCGCCAACCACAGAACAGGCGATTATTATGCTGTCGAGCCATTTCTATGAAAGCAGAGATGGCTCGACAGCAGGCTTTTATGCGGATAACGTTCAGGCGGGGCAACAGGTATGGAATACGGTAAATTTGTTATTAAGGCTCGACCGGGAGTGGGGTGTTTAA
- a CDS encoding head fiber protein translates to MSYNTKNYTEQGGEKTVIGGTLEIKEGATVTGLSANPLLMATEETLGGVKAAAAGESDTVEVKIGEDGKLYAPAYPTDATEQAAGLVKMAANQADSTAEDTATLVTDFNALLSKLKAAGLMVPDEE, encoded by the coding sequence ATGAGCTATAACACTAAAAACTACACCGAACAAGGCGGAGAGAAAACTGTAATAGGCGGAACACTTGAAATCAAAGAAGGAGCTACAGTAACAGGACTTTCTGCCAATCCGCTTCTTATGGCAACCGAGGAGACTCTCGGCGGTGTAAAAGCTGCTGCCGCAGGCGAGAGTGACACCGTTGAAGTTAAAATAGGCGAAGATGGGAAGCTGTATGCTCCAGCGTATCCTACCGATGCTACAGAGCAAGCCGCAGGATTGGTGAAAATGGCTGCGAATCAAGCCGACAGTACAGCTGAGGACACAGCCACACTTGTAACGGACTTCAATGCGCTTCTCTCGAAATTGAAAGCGGCTGGATTAATGGTGCCTGACGAAGAGTGA